Genomic segment of Salvelinus sp. IW2-2015 linkage group LG17, ASM291031v2, whole genome shotgun sequence:
TGGTCCGGATGCTGTACTGTCAGACACAGAGACTACCTATGTACCTGGTACTGGAGGCCTGTAGTCCTGGTAACCTTCTGCACTACCTCTGGACCCTGAGAAATGTAAGACAACAATGGGTTGGACTTTAAGTTCAAGTTTATTTGCTGTAACAAATACATTGGAAATCATACTCACCAGAGCCCTCACTAATTAAGCATGTTGAATATGaataatactgtatttctattccCAATATGATGTTAATTCATTATTATTCCATTTTTCAGTTACATTTAATTCAAATCGAAGTCATTAATTGAATGGTCTACAGAGAAATAATTGGTCACTTGAATTTCAGAAATTGAATACTGAGCATCCCCCTGAGTTGACTGAATAATAATTCATTTCCCTGTTCTCCAGAGTGATTTGGAGTCCTTGGATCCACTGCAACACTTTTCAGAGAGATCAGTGTTTTTGGTGGCAAAGCAGGTGGCAGCAGGCCTGGTAAGTGATTTTCTGTAGCATTTGGAGAGATCTAATATCCAATGGAAGGCCAAAATACAGTACCACAACAAGCTCTTTGCAGTGAATACAGTGTAATGTCCTAGGATACCAATGTGATTTACAACAGTTTCATCGTCAATAAACGACACCTCATGGAAAACATTGGTACTGCAGTCAGTTGCTAGAATACAATGCCTATGAGCATGTAATCCAAGCAATTTAAAGTATCACATCTACTATATCCAGGTGTCTGCATTCAAGCACATCATTATTATTACAATGGTTTTTTTCTACAATCTTCTTTCAGGACTATCTGTTGTCAGAGCACAGGCTTGTACATGGTAATGTTGCTGCACAGAACATCCTGATTGGTCCAGGGTTCTCTGTGAGGGTATCTGGATTGGGCCTGGCCTTCGAGATCCGCCAGCACCAGACTGACAAACTGGCCAATCGCAGGTGCCAGAATGACAAACTGGCCAATCGGAGAAGAGCTGAGGTCCCTCTCAAATGGCAGGCTCCAGAGAGGATGATGAAGCACCCAACCACCGACAGGAGTGATGTGTGAGTTTTGGGCCATGTAGGCCcctttcccagacacagattaagcccatTCCTGGACTAAAGCATTCCCAATGAAAAAATCTCCATTGAACTAGTTTTTTTTTGTCCAGGACTAAATTTAACCTGTGCTTGGGAATCCGGCCCATAGCGTAGTGTACATTAACCAAACGTTTGTTTGGTTTTATTAACATTCTGACATAATATTTCTAAATGACTTTCAGTTGTTTTTTGTAACATCTCAACATGCTTGTTTTCTCTCCCCCTCAGATGGTCTTTTGGAATCTTTCTGTATGAATTGATCACATTGGGTAACTGTTACTTTGCTGATATCTGATTCAAGTAATTTTGCAAATGTAGGACTACCTCTACAATAAGACAACAATATTTTCAGTtaggttttttgtttgttttagttttagtagtcttcaatattttatttatttttcatatcaCTCCCTCAGGCTCTCCCCCCTACCCTGATCTGGAGCCAGAGTGTGTGTTCCTCCACCTACAGAAATCATACAGGATGAAGAAGCCAGACAACTGTGGAGGACCCTTGTAAGTCTGCCCGTCCCTGGCCAAAAACAGTCTGTCTATAATATTCACATTAAACCATAAGAATATTCACATTAAACCATAAGAATATACATGTAATTATGCCATAGCCAATGTAAAGCCCATTATTAGCTGTGTAATGCCTCCATGTTGTAGCTGCCTATTTAATCTAATTAGGCTCTCATTCCATTCTATtcaccggtctctctctctctccaggtatgACCTGATGAAGTACTGCTGGATGTGGAGCTTCAAGGACCGGCCTGTGTTCTCAGCCATCATCAAGCTTCTGGGGTCTTACACATACCTTGCTGGCACTACAGATATCTACATCCCAGAGGACATGGACATCATTGACTACATCAAGAGGGCAGGTGTGCTGCCCTAAATATCTAGCCCAAGGCATCACATTCATGAATGAAGAAGCTAGAAGCAAGGGGTGAGTCCATGACAAAGCATGGCTGGAGTTGATTTTAGGTtgatgtgtactgtactgtggtaTCAAATGTGTTATAAACTTTCAGAGAGATTATTTTATGATGCTGAAATGAAATGTTGTAAATGGGTTGACATAATGAGGGTGCATGAGGGTGTGGAAGTATTGTATGGAGGATGCAACAAAGCCTTATTGTAAGATTGCATTTTTGGATGTGTCCCTTTTAGCACATAAATGGATGTCAGGAAAAAAAGATCTGCCACTATAATGTTATTGTCTACTCACATTTTTAGGCCATCACAAGAGAACATATTTTAAGAAATTATACAAATGTAAGAATAGTGTTCTTGATGTCATATTGTCCCCAGTGTCATGAAACCAGGCAAGTCATTATATCACCACTTTAATTGTCAAAACATTTACAGAATTTAAAATAGAGATCTTCATAAGATGTTTTACTAGTTCATAATTTGGTGAGGATAACTCTTGTGCCTTTAACGGTAGTAATGAGACATGTAGTATTGTAGCCATACAGTTAATGTCCACAATGAGACTGTCTTGAAGTCACTGTGATCATGATATGTAAAACTGTACTGCACACACTCAACACTGTTGATTTGAATAACATTGCTTATCATTGACCATGATGCCAACAAACAAGCAGTTTGGATGGTGTGGAGGTGACATTTATAGTTCTACTGTCCTGTTGCTATTGTCAGTCAGTCTCTTAAGCCAATTCAAAACAAACCCATCATCACATTGTCTCCATCACACACTGATATCTAAAATTCTAAAGAGAGGTACAAACCACCAATTTCAGAATAACACACTGAGGCATGTGGAAATGGATCAAGAACGGGAATATTCCGGACAACAGCTTAAAAGTAACTGCAAAactttttcacactactgagctgagGTGAGCCGAACCAAGCCAAGATGATCTGTGCAGGACTGGTTACACAACCACTATAGTTGTTGAAAT
This window contains:
- the si:ch73-206d17.1 gene encoding tyrosine-protein kinase STYK1 isoform X2; protein product: MDVQASPCNNTSDPLCYEEGSGTLAVIIIPTLLALSTVVVVTSILCNLFHRRATPERTSIPAHYTNRGQECVSSSPVRDGMEMEIPGECTLEGLEFWQTGHYGPICRGTMRRKDISSAVVVKTLRGGINQPEAKEFVDWILFHGTVCKHQNLVRMLYCQTQRLPMYLVLEACSPGNLLHYLWTLRNSDLESLDPLQHFSERSVFLVAKQVAAGLDYLLSEHRLVHGNVAAQNILIGPGFSVRVSGLGLAFEIRQHQTDKLANRRCQNDKLANRRRAEVPLKWQAPERMMKHPTTDRSDVWSFGIFLYELITLGSPPYPDLEPECVFLHLQKSYRMKKPDNCGGPLYDLMKYCWMWSFKDRPVFSAIIKLLGSYTYLAGTTDIYIPEDMDIIDYIKRAGVLP
- the si:ch73-206d17.1 gene encoding tyrosine-protein kinase STYK1 isoform X1, with amino-acid sequence MDVQASPCNNTSDPLCYEEGSGTLAVIIIPTLLALSTVVVVTSILCNLFHRRATPERTSIPAHYTNRAGQECVSSSPVRDGMEMEIPGECTLEGLEFWQTGHYGPICRGTMRRKDISSAVVVKTLRGGINQPEAKEFVDWILFHGTVCKHQNLVRMLYCQTQRLPMYLVLEACSPGNLLHYLWTLRNSDLESLDPLQHFSERSVFLVAKQVAAGLDYLLSEHRLVHGNVAAQNILIGPGFSVRVSGLGLAFEIRQHQTDKLANRRCQNDKLANRRRAEVPLKWQAPERMMKHPTTDRSDVWSFGIFLYELITLGSPPYPDLEPECVFLHLQKSYRMKKPDNCGGPLYDLMKYCWMWSFKDRPVFSAIIKLLGSYTYLAGTTDIYIPEDMDIIDYIKRAGVLP
- the si:ch73-206d17.1 gene encoding tyrosine-protein kinase STYK1 isoform X3, producing the protein MQQHLRPSVLRATPERTSIPAHYTNRAGQECVSSSPVRDGMEMEIPGECTLEGLEFWQTGHYGPICRGTMRRKDISSAVVVKTLRGGINQPEAKEFVDWILFHGTVCKHQNLVRMLYCQTQRLPMYLVLEACSPGNLLHYLWTLRNSDLESLDPLQHFSERSVFLVAKQVAAGLDYLLSEHRLVHGNVAAQNILIGPGFSVRVSGLGLAFEIRQHQTDKLANRRCQNDKLANRRRAEVPLKWQAPERMMKHPTTDRSDVWSFGIFLYELITLGSPPYPDLEPECVFLHLQKSYRMKKPDNCGGPLYDLMKYCWMWSFKDRPVFSAIIKLLGSYTYLAGTTDIYIPEDMDIIDYIKRAGVLP
- the si:ch73-206d17.1 gene encoding tyrosine-protein kinase STYK1 isoform X4, coding for MQQHLRPSVLRATPERTSIPAHYTNRGQECVSSSPVRDGMEMEIPGECTLEGLEFWQTGHYGPICRGTMRRKDISSAVVVKTLRGGINQPEAKEFVDWILFHGTVCKHQNLVRMLYCQTQRLPMYLVLEACSPGNLLHYLWTLRNSDLESLDPLQHFSERSVFLVAKQVAAGLDYLLSEHRLVHGNVAAQNILIGPGFSVRVSGLGLAFEIRQHQTDKLANRRCQNDKLANRRRAEVPLKWQAPERMMKHPTTDRSDVWSFGIFLYELITLGSPPYPDLEPECVFLHLQKSYRMKKPDNCGGPLYDLMKYCWMWSFKDRPVFSAIIKLLGSYTYLAGTTDIYIPEDMDIIDYIKRAGVLP